The nucleotide sequence TAATGGCCACTGTAGGTTGACTGTCTCTCTCTGCCATCAAGCGGTGATTCATAGTCAACTCATTGACAATCAGTACCCAGCTACCATCATAACTCTATTTTCTAAAGTACCAGTAGACCGTCTGCCAGGGCGGAAAGCGGTCGGGCAAATCCCGCCAGGTACTGCCCTTCTTGGTCAGATAAAAGATGGCTTCCACGATCAATTTGAGCGAGT is from Spirosoma taeanense and encodes:
- a CDS encoding transposase, whose protein sequence is MEAIFYLTKKGSTWRDLPDRFPPWQTVYWYFRK